AAATGGACATACGcttagaattatatttatttaaatacatatgtcCATAGACAGAAGTATGTGTAAGTCatgttcaaattaaaaatttaagggCCTGTTTAGCCAGTTGTGGATAATGGTATTTGACAGATgtcaaatagactttgacagcgggaggtagaatgGGCCAATAGGACCTGTTTCTTTTCAATTGAACTACAAACTTAAGATTAATatacgtgaataaaattatatatatatgtatggatgtatgtttatatttattctaatttctataacaattatttgtacacttcttaaccgcttttctatgccctgtcctatacccaaaggttgtctggaagaaatcgctcttttagcgataagaccgcctttatacatcttcctctaattatactacttttgtttgtatattttaatggtgtgcaataaagaatattattatattatattattatatttacacgttaatgtcacaatttgtacacctacacctacacaataccatctcctctgcccctaggttgcctggaagcgatcgcttttcagcggtatggccgccttttgtaccttatgatatttttttaaaatcgatgccatttattatttctattttggtgtacaatgaagtgtattgttatatcatgttactagctgaccccgcaaacgttgttttgccatatattttattaaccttctcttccccccccccccccccctttataacttaggggaatgaaaaatagatgttggtcgattctaacctaacctacccgatatgcaaacgaaatttcatgagaatcgatcaagccgtttcgaaggagtttaactacaaacaccgcgacacgggaattttatatattagatatacgaacaaaaatatctcataaatataatatatatatagcagaATTCGATGGCAAAAATGTACAGACATTTTTGAAATGTACAGAAATTGCGTTATCCAGAACAGGTGCAACAAGCCCTAAGCTTAAAATACTTGAACACCTTTATAAATAGTTGTTTGAAAAATCAATAGGTATATGGTGTGtagtgttaaaataatataaaaaaattgtcatatttTCTATACCAATATGTTAAAAGTGTAATGTAAATTAAGAcgaatttcgattaaatttagcAAATTTTGACGACAACGcattaaaatgcaaaaaaaatgtatgacgtcataaatttttaatgataatgttTGAACAAAACAATGCACAACAGTTGGGTTTTAAATGATACATGTACACAagtttaatcatatttttaaatgttttcctACAAGTACGTAATTGAAGTtgaaaactaaacaaaatatgAACTGCGATTTTCAACGAATTACTATTTCAATAACTGTTATTAAAACAATGTTAGtacatgtataataattagaaaGAGTTATATTACTAAAGCTCGACGAGTGCGGTTTTTACCCTTTATTAAGTAGTGAATTGCATTACACAAACACATACTACTTCATACTTGTGAAGTGATCCTGGATAAATAATGATccttttatatgtaatattataaaatacaaaaaaaaaaacagtaggtTTAATGAGCATTTATTGTGAGCAGCTTACGTCTGGCAGTTTTATAAAATACCTTTGTAATATAGATTAGTGACCTTAATGTAGTGCCATTCTCAAATAatatcgctggccccgggcaataaagcggtatacgccggttacaccctttttaatgttatttaatttttggcttctctgagtatcaatctatcactcttatttttttcagtttttttttattaatatttcgttagaataaatgacaataaccgttttattgcatggataattctcttacgactaagctatgtattattgcattactctaagaaaaataacacaaaaaaccggtgaacatctttacagtaattgttaatgatcttgcaattaaaatagtatcatctatgaattgtattatacattttttttaattatttcattaaaaaattatacgatttgtttttaaaaaattatttttgaaagcttaaattggtaaaaaaaatagctttcatttgacatattgaacgtctgttttggatcactgtacactgcactataaacaaattagcttcttttatttctcctgtaaaatttgatttttgatattaccgctttattgcccggggacagcgatatgtaaaattgtatatttaataatattgaaaaatacataaaaaatacttaaaaaatcatttttggtggactttaaataaatattttgtagaaaatgaatttttgaaaatgtagtaaaaaaatattaaaattaaacattcctATTGTGAGGAAGTTATTTGTatgataatgttattaaaaactttgccatcgatagaaatattttataaaaaataaaattgtcaaacTAAGAAATGactaaattttgtaattgtgaaactaaattgtttttataaataaataaataaattataatgaacaTGAAATTGTTTTTGGCAAGTTGTAGTGTTAATGAATAAGGTTGTagataatgtttaattatacttttatggaaatttaaacaaatagaaatttgatgaaaatatcatagttcatacaaaaaaaataagacaatgtatagtatataataataaatacctatttCACTTGGTCATGCCATAACTTGAGAATGACTACCAATTTCATTTACCCTTTTTAGATTTTCTAAATACTTCGTAGAAGGTTCTTTCAAAAGGAAAAATTAACAATTCTGAAAACAGGATAAAGTCTGTAGAGTCAACTAGTGTATTAAGTTCAACTAATGTATAAGAATGTCATCTATGTTAAacatttagtacaaaattatatgCAATACAATTGAagaaactataatattttttaacgatatTCTGTACacatggagcagcgtggtggattaagctctgatctttctgttacatggaaaaagaggcctatgcccaatagtgggatattacaggctgtattGTGATCAATATGtgtattatagtaaaaattgcAATAGCAGTAAATAGTGGACTTTGTTATTAAGATTTAGTcataacatatttttgaaaatgaaataaaatttttaaaatatcagattacattatatttgattataattttactatattttataaattatgataaactgtttttaaatttattttattgtacgttAACATGCAATGTTTTCGATTATGTCTCGTGTTTcttaaatttatagtttaaaattattttatgaactgatttatgaaaatataatgtgaAGTTTAAAAATGCCTTTTATTGAAACCCTAAAAAATTGATACCTATAATAAAACTGACTAATTTATCTCGGTACATAGAagatatttgagaaaaaatgtATGAATGAGGCTGAAAGAATTCATAGTAGGTACGAATAgaagtcaaaaatattattttttagaacttttgtcTGTATGTGTCATAAATATCGTCCCACTTAATCTAACATcagagtatataatataaaaattgggCAAATCATTGCTTAAAATTACTGACGGAAAAAATGtgattaatgtaattttacagAATAACTAactatgggttgtctggaagaaatggctaattagccataagtccgcccattgtacttcactgtctgtaaccatctttatgctttgtttgtaatatatttgtggtgtacaataaaataaaaaataaataactaaccaACCAATTTTTCCGTTTCCCGcgttaatttcaatattaaattgcGAGATATCGGTATGTAATTCGTCGCAggtttgaaataaaacatgAGGTGCCACAGATAATTTATTAAGACATTTAAATTGACACAGATATCTTAACTAAATGATATGTCATCGTTTTACTTCCTGTTCTAACATTAATCATACAGTGTCGAACTATAACACTCAATAATATTGTGCCGCAAATATCACCTACCAACTAATGCGATAAATTTAGGAATATAAAATCCGAGATAGATAATGAACGCACATTTTTCTACCCTTGCTTTTAATATTgggtacatttattattttttatttaaatactttttatttttctttatttgttttaacttgaacacattaattttatttgagattAAATAATACTACGAAAAACTACAAGTAACATCGAGTTGCTAGTGAAGAATTGGCTTACGTTATTAACTTTGATATAAAAACTCTGTATccaataattaatgttttttctgtagatatgaagaagtaatattctttaaaatagtTATACCTGTGTAATGAAGATTAATTACTCAAGCCTCCTACGCATAGCGACTTCCTTAACATCAAATAGAATTCTAAAACGTCAAAACccatttgatataaatttggcaaattattttaacacaaaGCTTAAAActacaacaaatatttttattattatatacctaatttttgcaaaaacaaaaaatatttaacgttgAATATACAATTTTTCATAGATATGTCACACAcctttggattttttttcttttacaacgAACACATCATAATAGTTATTAgcatattatagttatttaaaacaaacaataataatatgtctATGACGAAGCGTAATTACGCACATATAATACCTACATTTAAACGTCTAAATATAATAcgtttgtacatatattttttatatatttttttgtatattttttttttataatttaaggacaCAAGTTTAGAACGTAATCATCCAATTAAATATGGCGtctaaaaattttctaataacaTTGATttgatgtttaaattttattttgtctaataattaacaattagtacaatattaattactaaGCTAAAGTTAGGAATATAACATTAGGTACGTCAGTATTCTTGCTAACACCTTAATCCTAATTACTACATCTTTGATatgttttttcatattcttgGTCATGTCAAACATGAGTCACATTTTGATATGTATAAGTTCCCTTAAATCTAATCTTAAAATTAGAATAGGTAGGTATAGAACAAATATCTGAAAAGttgttaaatttgtttttttattttaagttaaccaatttaaaaaaatgaccttaaacatttgtaataattttcatttagatAAGTACCGTATggaaaaaatcgaataaaacatggacaaatgtcGACCAAATGATAATAGCGTCTGTCGTCATATCGTGTGtaatgtgtctgtatttcggtctatattatgaataaataaaataaataaataaataatattacaattcaaGTTACTAGGTTAAAGCTAGGAATATAACATTAACCTAATTACCtactaaatttttgatataatttgcGCATAATTGGCCATGTCATAAACATGACACTCATTTTGATATGTATACGTTCCCTTAAATCTAATCTTAGAATCTGAGTATAAAGATAAGGAGATCTCTTATGTGAGAATTATACTATAGTCAAGCATCATAATGTCATAAAATGAGCACTTATAAACATAAGTTCAAAATTGATACTTATcgcatttttaaaaaaataaataaaaacaattatttatattaaagccCATTTAAACTGAAAATAGTAAGGtttgtatttctattttacATTAGTGTGGTAACGCGGTTGgctttaaagtatttttacggTCCTATTCATACGCAAAGATGGTTCTCCTTAACAAATTAATTCTCCACAACTACTCatacttttaataaatcgtCCTTCATTGTGCTATAAACCTACATCtattaagttaatattttaaaaattattttgacattatTAACAAAGAGTGAGTACTTAAACAATTACATGCAACAATTGGGCAAGTTAAAAAATTCTTTGAGACTACGTGGAGACAAATtttctacataaattttatattacaaatctaatttttatgttatcacCACAGCATTgacaattatttgaatattttcttatttaacaaatattttataataatgtactaATTAGATCTAacaatcttatatataatacaataaagaaaTGGACCTGCTTAGCATGATCGCTTATTGCAATGGATTGATGTCGAAGCTAGAAGAATAATCTCTGCTGACGTTCTCTTAAAGCAAGGAGATATCCAATGCTCAgagtacaatatttttaaaagctatttGTTACTCTATCACGCAAAGagtattaaatttgtttcaaagaaatttgaaattggaattagtaaattataataactacagacaaatgctataaaatttaaatttaatttactgtttACCGGTAGCCGTATCAATTGAAAACTTTTGGACCAATTTGATTAATgtgtttaaaatttgtaatgacataatttaaaaaaaaatcgagtatCTTATAGGtatgcattttttttgtttagtccAAATAACTAGTTTGTGATTCCAAAATTtccataataaaacaattaaggCGTAATATATATACCACACAAGGGTCTGTTGTCAGCAGAGTTCGTTCTACTTTTcaaagatatatacatatatgaaattttaaaaaaatatgcatcGTATAAACACATAATTCGATATAAGAGCTAGAAAACTGCAacaggtatataatatatatgaatctcgaatatcataaaaatattttatcaactcTAACGTATATATAAACTTGGATttcatatgtattttattaattattactatgtatattcatttataatacgagatatttgttattttaaggtCCTTAGCAACTTATACTATgtagctaaataatatattattaataacaattcaAAAAATCCTGTCAGAATCATGAAATTGTTAgcagagaaaaaaaatagcctaaaaaattaatgtaagtaGGAACTTAGGTACAATTATCATTCAgcaaataatttacataaaaaaatattactgccTAAAAATAATACTCAATTTCGgccctaaaattttaaaaataaaggttttcTACATGTACATCGAAGTACacgaatttaaaatataacgacTTAGTCGATTTTCAACAATTATTAGCATAAGACTTGGATCACGGCAATAATGATATCGATAGAATTACTTCGCTAAGAAACTATCATGTGTCATTACTTTACCTAGATTAGGTAAAaattaacatgttttttttattattataaagaatataatagtattaaagtttgataataatttactttataacttcTATGGAGTACAGAAGGAAGGAGTATCTTATATGGAGACAAGATGAAAAAGTGTCCACCTGTATGCTATAAATAACAGTTCAAAAACTTTCCTCAATCGGGTGTAGACAAAGCGAAAGTAAGAATTTATCAATTATAGTTCAAAATTTGACCAAAAGTTTGTTAAGAAATGAGCAATTACAGGGAACGTGAAGTATGCCTCCATATTTAGATTTACCCTGATTCTAATGTGGCGTCACCCTAATTCAGTGGCGTAGTGAGCTTAAGTCGCGCCCGGGGCATAAAACCTTTTTAGCCTAAAttgaaaaccatataatatttcCAGCAATTTATTGTTTTGCGGACTACATGGCGCCCCTTTGAGAGAAGCCCCTTGCCACCtcctcgctacgccactgtccTAATTTAATGCATTTCAACAGATACTTTCTGATATATAAAGATTATGCTAATCTCTTCTACACTCCGTAATAACTTCGACCGTGTCGAAAATGAATGGCATACCTGTCAAAATTTCATAACTAGCGGCAACGTACTTTAAAGTTCTGCCATAAGATTCATAAAGATCTTTTACACAGctgaataaataaagttaattgaataaaaaggAATCCAGATATTAATTTTCATCATATAAAATTCCGCTTTTAGTATTCATTTAAAGAagaataaaatttgaattttaacacTATCGTCTTGtgatttgtatatatatatacatatatatatatatatatatatatatatatatatatatatacaaatatatatatatatatatatatatatataaatcatatatatatatatatatatatatgatttattttttgatataatatgtttgaataatttcaacaaaatgtatagataatatttcaatattatcaaccaagcaataataattacattttttgctCTATAACTTTacttaacaaattattaattttaataaaaatttctcgATAAACTTTCAAAATGTTAGCTAAAAGCTAATTAAATCCAAATAGTGTATTTACAAAAACATCCTAACgtgatataatttttagaatataatttgTCTACCTtagcatttaaataatatctaaatatatctacaaaatattgatttaagtCTGCGCAAGTGATATGTATACGTTacagttacatttatttttgtaatataaataatgtgcGTACTTTATacgatatttttgtatataattataattttatcaattaattgttatttatttaatttattacgaaGATGTCAAACACCATTTCGAACATTTTGAATTTCTTCATTTACctatgtaagtatgtaatatcATTATACATACTACGAGCATAGAATATACCGCTACATTTTACCATTTCACAAGTTTCGAATTTAGAATTTTACTTTTTCAAACAACACTATACCATAAAGAACAACGCTTACCCATTTAAATGCCACCGGATTGGTGTTGTCATAGCTTACATTTTTTAGACAAGTTATATTAATTCCGTACTTGGGATACCTTCTCAAAAACACTTTAAAGACTTAACTTGGCCTTTCCAAATGGAAGAAAAAGTAcgaaatattttgttacaattaatGTGATTTACGTAATACGTAACAAATTCTTCCACATCAAGTTATATTTATCTACTAAATGGCATACTTTTTCTTTTCAGTAATATTTTTCCACAAATTAcgaaaattttcttattaaaaactactaaaatattCCACAATAACTTGTGGTCAAAGTAGCTTTTGAAGTTATACCATTTCATGGGACACGTAAAATCACTTTTATAGTTAACCATTTTATCAATGCCGATATTTCGTAccaaaaatttgaataaatataaattttatttcattaaatagccataattataatatttaccattttgGCATTAATTATgcattctaataaaatttaattttttaaatacttaaataaatttcgtactttataaagtacattaaaattaaacttccTTGAAGCAagaaatagtattaaatataaattttaataactttgcaatgtatgtatatatatatatattacctatatCAATGGATAAAGCGTCAAAGGCAACgcatattatgtattataatatagctttatatatagcttttaataataataactttttaagtcATCCTTTTTACGAAGATATGGCTTTTTAGTTTCATATAAATACTTAGCTGTCTACTTTTCGATTTTGGAACATCAGTTTCATAGTGTTAAGAGCTTCTTCCAAAGATTGCCTGAAGGCTTCAGTGTTAGTGACGCTGGAGGATGTGAAAGAAGCTATGCAGAAGATGACAGAGTCCTTCTTTGGATTGTAACTGCAACCGTAACCATCGGGAACCACGGCTCCGTAGCCCATAAATGTACCGTCGGTAGTTGTGGCCACCTacacattaataattatataataagatatttacGTTATTTATTTCTGACATAAGTAAAAGTCAATTAAAAAGTGAGTATGATatcaatttaatgtttttgacattttataatattctagGTTAAGATCTAGTCATAAAATTGCTACTAGTAGAGGGAAGTATCGAATTAGGGTTGCTGTCTCAACCACACTAATAAATATCTTTCGTATCTTCTCAATCGACTTCGCATTGGTGAAATAATCTGTGTCATTTGACaccaataatcaaaaaaaaaattaaattgacatTTCAGTACTTAGTTGAAAAAGTCATTCCTTATCCTACCTGACTTGTACTAAGTTTGAATTCAATCATGCGGCTATAAGTAGGGTCCTTGAACATTTCCGGAATTTCTCCAAGCGTTTCTCGCGCTGCTTCTCTAAGACCCAACAAATGGTTATCGATGCCTCGCCCAAGAATATTTGCTTCCATAACAGCTGTCTGCTTACGTGCCGCTTCCTCGAAGAGTTCTAACTTCTTTTGCTCCTGTAAATAATAtagagaatatatataattatactcatatctttttaataaaaaaaaattattgaataattataaagttgGTACATATATCACTTTAAGGTACAACATAAGCTTGTAATAATTCTACCGTCTACCATTTATCGCAgacatttgttaaatatttaaaactacatttaaataacacacataactaaaaaaaagcgATCGGCAGTTAAATAACGGCGAacgaatttcttttaaaaaaaatatttatttattaattacaagatGTTTATAGTTACAAATGTTCTACAAGactaatcttaaaataataattaattaaaacattacatttaaaacttaTGAACTAAATGCACTTTTGAATTGTCCCACGGAAACGCTTGGTCAGCAGCCATTGTTAGAACTTGAGCCGGTGGCGTCGATGGGTCGCGTAACTCCTCCCTCCTTAAGCTGGAAGCGCATTTTGCAGCTTCCTGTAGCGTCCTCGCTGCAACTGTTCTGTCTGACTGCAGGTTCCGCCGTCTGGTATGATTTACTTCGGCTTTGTCTCCATAGGTATAATTTCCAGCATATAATCCCAGCGCAGATGATGTATATTGCGATGGTGGGCCAACTCGGGGTAGCCATCATAACTTGCCAATTAATGCCATCTTCGTTTGGGATGTCTTCTGCACGTTCCATCAACTCATGGATACTGTCCAGTGAGATGTCTTCGAGCTGAAGGTTATAATGTATCTTTTCTTCTGGTATGATTGGAGTACTTGGTAATGGAATGATTTCATCTATTGTTATTGTGTCAGAATTTGttctcaatattttatttgatatttccaATTGACAGTCACGTGTGATGCTGACTATTTGAATACCGGATATCCTTTTGTATGTTGTTTTTGAACCACAATGAATTCTTAAAATTTCATCGTGTTGTAGAATTATCAGCCATTTGTTTTCTTCTATTTTCTGTATTTTCTGTTGCTTGAGATTCATTTTCGCTCTTGTACAGTTTGCTTTTTGATGTTTGATGAGTGATATAACGCAGTCTTCAGATTTATCTATGGGTTGAGTGTTCAGTGTCGCGCAGAGATGGGTGTCTTGCGTGATCTTCTTGCAGCTGTCCTCCAGGTAAGAGTACTCCTCGCTACCCAGTACTAGGTATTTGGATTTGGGaataatagttaaattttgCTTATCTGGGATGGAATAGATATGGAGAAGGTCAAAAACGTTTGGATCAACGGAGGGTATTTCCAGGATAAATGTTAATGCGTGCTCTGTGCTATAAGCTTTTACACTAATTGACTTTTCtatactatgtatatttttgatgcTTATGCTATCTACTGCTTTAAATCTATTTGACTTTTGCATGTTCTGAATCTCAGCTATTAAATTATGTGGAGCTATTATACTTGGGTGCATTATACCTATCTGGGCAAAAGTCATTGCATCTTCTAGAACTAAGAGCTTATTTAATAGGAACtctaaactaaaatttatttgaatgtatAAATCTAAAAAGTTCATAtgattaattactaaattactaCTAATAGTGGCATTTTTCAACAGGTTTACTAATTTTTCctcattttctttaataatttgtatttgtttgctaaattctttaattgtattttccgctaaaaataaagattgtttctgagaattttgaattttataaactGAATTTCGTAAGTttgatatttcattttcaaatttaatagcATCTTCGTAGTCTAAATTTCCTGTAATTGCTTTAACCACAGATCCTAACCCATTTATTATACCACGCCTAACTCTAGTTGAATGCGGtgctataaacataattttcttatttattaaacttaaactAGCTTCTATCTGGTTCTTGTATGTTTGATAACGTGTATCCTTACTACCTAATAACGTATCCTCTGCTTCTTTCGTGCTAACATATAGTGCTAGAATTTTTATAGTAACCTCATGAAGGTAAGTGATATTATAGACACAAGCCAGACTAAAAGTATCAATCTGTTTGAGAACTAGTCCTtgtttaagtaataatattccattttcattatttacggGATTAAGGGTCAAGTTGGCTGTTGCGAAGAGCACCCAGGCTCCTGCGATGAGGGTCCTGTAACAAGATGTGGTCTTCGTAAAAGCTTATAATGTACTCTAATAGATTTTGAATTGGGGTGGTTACCTATTATTTCAGCAACATTGTTGGGGTGAAggtgaattattttatacgGACCTTTGAAGACTGGTTTGGTTTTGTCATTGCGCGCAGTTTTGGCTACCTGTTTGTAAACTATTTCTCCTACCTTAAATGTGATCTCCTTGGCGGCCTGGTTACGTTTTTCTATTACCTGTTCTTTATTTTTGGCCATGTGAGCTGCTAAACATTCTTGTACTGCTTTTGCGTTTCTGCGGTGCTTGATGACATAGTCCTGGTAAAACTCTTTAGGATAGAATAATTCCAAGGGGTTTCGAGAAGCTGTGTGACCAAATAACAGTTCTCGTGGCGTATAACCCGTTACAGAGTGAATTGAGTTATTATAGGCAATTATAGcgtaattcattattaaattaattgggTCTTCTTTATTTGTCATTCTTTGTATTCTGATAATCTCACCTATAGTTGAATGGAATCGTTCTATGGGGGAGTTGGAGTTCGGGTTGTATGGTGTTGTAAAGTGAATGTTA
The nucleotide sequence above comes from Melitaea cinxia chromosome 11, ilMelCinx1.1, whole genome shotgun sequence. Encoded proteins:
- the LOC123657843 gene encoding uncharacterized protein LOC123657843; translation: MQRILGTLIAGAWVLFATANLTLNPVNNENGILLLKQGLVLKQIDTFSLACVYNITYLHEVTIKILALYVSTKEAEDTLLGSKDTRYQTYKNQIEASLSLINKKIMFIAPHSTRVRRGIINGLGSVVKAITGNLDYEDAIKFENEISNLRNSVYKIQNSQKQSLFLAENTIKEFSKQIQIIKENEEKLVNLLKNATISSNLVINHMNFLDLYIQINFSLEFLLNKLLVLEDAMTFAQIGIMHPSIIAPHNLIAEIQNMQKSNRFKAVDSISIKNIHSIEKSISVKAYSTEHALTFILEIPSVDPNVFDLLHIYSIPDKQNLTIIPKSKYLVLGSEEYSYLEDSCKKITQDTHLCATLNTQPIDKSEDCVISLIKHQKANCTRAKMNLKQQKIQKIEENKWLIILQHDEILRIHCGSKTTYKRISGIQIVSITRDCQLEISNKILRTNSDTITIDEIIPLPSTPIIPEEKIHYNLQLEDISLDSIHELMERAEDIPNEDGINWQVMMATPSWPTIAIYIICAGIICWKLYLWRQSRSKSYQTAEPAVRQNSCSEDATGSCKMRFQLKEGGVTRPIDATGSSSNNGC